One bacterium genomic window, CGCTGGCGTGCGAGCGTCTGGCGTGCGTGTTTCAGTTCACCGCGAGTCCGAGCCAATGCGGCACGTGAGCGTGTGACGTTCGCCTCGTAGTCGGTGCGATCAATGCGCAGCAGCGCTTCGCCCTTCTCGAAGTAGCCGCCGGAAACCAGTTTCGGCGAGGTCCAGACGACCCGGCCGGAGACCTCGGGGATCAACTCGCTTTCGGTGCGAGGTGCCACAGTCCCCTGCGAACGCACTTCGAGTTGCACGGTCCGGTTTTCGACGAGCGCAACTCGCACGGAGCGAAGCTGGCGCTCAGTCGGGCGACCTTCTACGGGTGATGAGGTCGCGACGACGATCGCAGCCAGAACACAGAAGGCACCAAACACGGCGACGGGAAGGATGACTCGGGAATTCATGGGAGGGCTCCTGCGCTCGTGCGTCGCGGCAACGCGGCGTTTTCTCGGGAGGTTTCGAGCACCTGGCGGACGCTTGCGCGGAAACGCGTCCAGATCTGATGCACCGCTTCATAACCGGCCAGTCCATCGCGCGTCTCTAGCGCGTGCGAGAACGCTTCGATGTGCGCTTTCACATCGACGAAACCCGCGAGCATGATCTGATGCGTCGCCGCCGAGTTCTGCCCGTCCACTCCCCCAGCGCGAGCACTCTCACGGACCGCCTCGAGACGTGACAAGATTTCCGTGCGCAGATCCCGTCGCACAATGCGCATCACCAGATTGTCGGTCGCGTCCATGAACGCATGGGCGAAGTCGTGAACGATCTGGTGCATCTGCTCGTGTTCGAGGTCGGGGCTGCCGAGTTTTGCGATCAACTCCTCGACGCGCTCCAGCTTTTCGGACTCGGCCCGTTCAATGGTCATGCGCACGTTCGCGGCCACCAGCGCACCGACCACCTCCAGGACCTGATCCACGAGGTTCGGGTCGGGCGGGCTCTCGAGTTCTATCAGGTGCCCGATCACTTCGAGACTCGATTCGCCCAGCGGTTGCACGCGAGCGCCTCCCGGCTGAATCGCGACCATGCCCATCTGCTCGAGTTTCTTCAGAGCGATCCGGGCCACGCCGCGCGTCGTCTCGAAGCGCGAAGCCAGTTCCCGCTCCGACGGAAGT contains:
- a CDS encoding FadR family transcriptional regulator, which translates into the protein MSEISRTEDVTRVLREEVLRGQYRAGERLPSERELASRFETTRGVARIALKKLEQMGMVAIQPGGARVQPLGESSLEVIGHLIELESPPDPNLVDQVLEVVGALVAANVRMTIERAESEKLERVEELIAKLGSPDLEHEQMHQIVHDFAHAFMDATDNLVMRIVRRDLRTEILSRLEAVRESARAGGVDGQNSAATHQIMLAGFVDVKAHIEAFSHALETRDGLAGYEAVHQIWTRFRASVRQVLETSRENAALPRRTSAGALP